In Candidatus Desulfarcum epimagneticum, the following are encoded in one genomic region:
- a CDS encoding Toxin-antitoxin system HicB family antitoxin translates to MKKKDRYLKIVEWSNEDQCYVGSIPGWIGKCCHGDNEEDVYRELGRILEEWIEIYEEDGIPLPPGMGSKKYSGKFQLRMDSDLHKALAIRAMQENESLNHFCGKILKKTVAPSGAFWPGRSIEKK, encoded by the coding sequence ATGAAAAAGAAAGATCGTTATCTGAAGATTGTCGAATGGTCAAATGAGGATCAATGCTATGTGGGATCCATCCCCGGCTGGATCGGCAAATGTTGCCATGGAGACAACGAAGAGGACGTCTATCGTGAACTGGGCCGGATACTTGAAGAATGGATTGAAATTTATGAAGAAGATGGAATCCCCCTTCCCCCTGGAATGGGCTCAAAGAAATACTCCGGGAAGTTTCAGTTGCGAATGGACAGTGATTTGCATAAAGCCCTTGCCATCCGGGCGATGCAGGAAAATGAAAGTTTAAATCATTTTTGCGGGAAAATATTAAAGAAAACAGTCGCGCCATCCGGGGCTTTTTGGCCCGGGCGCTCCATCGAGAAGAAATGA
- a CDS encoding conserved hypothetical protein (Evidence 4 : Unknown function but conserved in other organisms) yields MLYFTDSGIIGSKAFVMTHYQRFKDRFESKREKKPKSIQGLEGIYSLKRLSESV; encoded by the coding sequence ATGCTCTATTTCACCGATTCGGGAATCATCGGCTCCAAAGCGTTTGTCATGACGCATTACCAGAGGTTCAAAGATCGTTTTGAGTCCAAACGCGAAAAGAAACCCAAATCCATTCAAGGGCTTGAGGGAATTTATTCCCTGAAACGCCTGTCTGAATCTGTGTGA
- a CDS encoding Transcriptional regulator, giving the protein MSVLKEEEEFVSYVTEMMQAIGPVIAKRMFGGHGIFLDGLMFGLISDHVLYLKADKETEKDFNAKGLEAFKYYKKEKAYKLSYCQAPEETLEDSEEMKRWANKAYDAAIRASLKKQKK; this is encoded by the coding sequence ATGTCTGTATTAAAAGAGGAAGAAGAGTTTGTGTCATATGTGACGGAAATGATGCAAGCCATTGGTCCTGTTATCGCAAAAAGAATGTTTGGCGGCCACGGCATTTTTCTCGACGGTTTAATGTTCGGGCTAATTTCTGATCATGTCCTTTACTTAAAAGCAGACAAAGAAACAGAAAAAGATTTCAATGCCAAAGGCCTTGAGGCGTTCAAATATTATAAAAAAGAAAAAGCATATAAACTGTCTTACTGTCAAGCTCCCGAAGAAACGCTGGAAGACAGTGAAGAAATGAAGCGCTGGGCAAATAAAGCTTATGATGCGGCAATAAGAGCATCGTTGAAAAAACAAAAGAAATAA
- a CDS encoding Heavy metal translocating P-type ATPase, whose product MIGRHGKLNVYKEIFSSEDFMKTAVGGTLIPIAFLLKSIQIQSAPYISVTDMVLILSVIINGGPIIIEAVKGIAEKQMNVDELVSIAIIACLINGNFLEAAIVSAIMVTGALIEEAVSDSARNAIEDLIETTPDTAILEKNGKEEEVKVSQIIKGDIIVVKPGAIIPVDGAVIEGISAVDESAVTGEPIPKQKKVGNDVWAGTVNTDGFMRVRAEKVGDDSTMGKIISMVTAAEQSKIESVKIVDRYAAWFTPVILTSAILTYLFTQDVERAITVLIVGCPCSFLLAGPVATVSAIGQAAKQGILVKGGIYLENVAKATGVFFDKTGTLTKGNPEVKEVVQSSDIDENLLIQTAAALEKKMSHPLAHAVVRKAEEISLDIPEAHNVVNIPGRGIKGIANGQSVEITTTQEFSDKGYTTVEVKFDQVTKGYICMLDQPRAVAAESIDELKSLGVNDIAVISGDQDAPVKNICDQICIEKSYARQTPGDKLDRILEYNQGKLVYVGDGINDAPALKASDTGIAMGLNGSDAALETADIVLMNDRLDKLGYLFSLSRTMRRVIQINIAISFLINLFSVIAGFMGWLTPILGAVTHNIGSILVVGLSASIGMFVKKGRNFSKL is encoded by the coding sequence ATGATAGGAAGACATGGAAAGTTAAATGTATATAAGGAAATATTCTCGTCTGAGGATTTTATGAAAACCGCTGTGGGAGGAACTCTTATTCCTATTGCATTTCTTTTGAAATCCATCCAGATTCAGAGCGCCCCATACATCAGTGTTACGGATATGGTCCTTATCTTATCTGTAATTATCAATGGCGGACCGATAATAATTGAAGCCGTTAAAGGAATTGCGGAAAAGCAAATGAATGTCGATGAGCTTGTGTCCATCGCCATTATTGCTTGCCTGATAAATGGAAATTTTCTTGAAGCCGCAATCGTTTCGGCCATTATGGTTACAGGCGCTTTAATTGAAGAGGCGGTCAGTGACTCAGCCAGAAATGCCATTGAGGACTTAATAGAAACGACACCCGACACAGCCATACTTGAGAAGAATGGTAAAGAGGAAGAGGTTAAAGTCTCTCAAATTATCAAAGGTGATATTATTGTTGTAAAGCCTGGCGCTATTATCCCTGTTGATGGCGCTGTAATTGAAGGCATATCTGCCGTGGACGAATCAGCGGTTACGGGTGAGCCAATACCTAAACAAAAAAAAGTGGGTAATGATGTCTGGGCTGGAACAGTCAACACAGATGGATTCATGAGGGTCAGAGCAGAAAAAGTAGGTGACGACTCAACAATGGGCAAGATCATTTCCATGGTCACGGCAGCTGAACAGTCTAAAATTGAATCGGTTAAGATCGTTGACCGTTACGCGGCATGGTTTACACCGGTAATATTGACATCCGCAATTTTGACGTATCTTTTTACCCAAGATGTTGAAAGAGCGATCACGGTATTAATCGTTGGCTGCCCTTGTTCATTCCTTTTAGCAGGACCCGTAGCCACGGTATCAGCAATCGGGCAGGCTGCCAAACAAGGGATACTGGTTAAAGGTGGCATCTATTTGGAAAACGTTGCAAAGGCAACAGGTGTTTTCTTTGATAAAACCGGCACGCTAACCAAAGGGAACCCCGAAGTAAAGGAAGTCGTCCAATCCTCAGATATTGATGAAAATCTTTTAATTCAAACAGCCGCGGCATTGGAAAAAAAGATGAGCCATCCATTGGCCCATGCGGTAGTTCGAAAGGCGGAAGAGATTTCATTAGACATTCCTGAAGCACATAATGTGGTAAACATCCCAGGTCGGGGGATTAAAGGTATTGCCAATGGCCAGTCAGTTGAAATAACAACCACACAGGAATTTTCAGATAAAGGATATACAACCGTTGAAGTCAAATTTGATCAGGTGACCAAAGGATATATCTGTATGCTGGATCAGCCAAGAGCCGTTGCGGCTGAATCGATTGATGAGCTTAAATCCTTGGGGGTTAATGATATTGCGGTTATTTCAGGGGATCAGGATGCGCCAGTAAAAAATATATGTGACCAGATTTGTATTGAAAAATCATATGCCCGCCAAACGCCAGGGGATAAATTAGATAGAATTTTAGAATATAATCAAGGGAAGCTGGTTTATGTGGGAGACGGCATCAACGATGCGCCTGCTTTAAAAGCATCTGACACAGGGATTGCCATGGGTTTAAATGGCTCTGATGCCGCCCTTGAAACAGCAGATATCGTCCTGATGAACGACAGGCTTGATAAACTGGGTTATCTGTTTTCGTTAAGCCGGACCATGCGCAGGGTCATTCAAATAAATATCGCCATAAGTTTTTTAATTAACCTGTTTTCTGTAATTGCTGGTTTCATGGGATGGTTGACACCAATACTGGGCGCAGTCACGCATAATATAGGATCGATACTTGTAGTGGGACTTTCAGCTTCCATTGGCATGTTTGTAAAAAAGGGGAGAAATTTTTCTAAACTATAG
- a CDS encoding MarR family transcriptional regulator, which yields MDIKHLSKIIVEFYERLSSWEDSVVRDSGLSTAQAHTIEIVGHAGPIKMKDLAQKIGVTTGTLTAAIDRLEEKRLLVRQPCKTDRRAYLIELTESGRAYFKQHHNFHLKMTQEIVADLTDKEQQIFGAILEKMLKKI from the coding sequence ATGGACATTAAACATCTTTCAAAAATAATTGTGGAATTTTACGAAAGACTTTCATCATGGGAAGATTCGGTTGTTAGAGATTCTGGACTGTCTACAGCCCAGGCGCACACCATAGAAATTGTAGGGCATGCGGGTCCGATTAAAATGAAAGATCTTGCCCAAAAAATAGGGGTGACAACTGGGACATTGACAGCAGCTATTGACCGACTTGAAGAAAAGCGATTACTGGTTCGGCAACCCTGTAAAACGGATCGCAGAGCCTATCTCATCGAATTAACGGAATCCGGACGAGCATATTTTAAGCAACATCACAATTTCCATCTAAAAATGACTCAGGAAATTGTTGCCGATTTAACTGATAAAGAGCAGCAGATTTTCGGAGCCATTCTCGAAAAAATGCTGAAAAAGATATAA
- a CDS encoding hypothetical protein (Evidence 5 : Unknown function), whose product MDSDLHKALAIRAMRENIKGNSRAIRGLPARALHREEMKYNQTAKL is encoded by the coding sequence ATGGACAGTGATTTGCATAAAGCCCTTGCCATCCGGGCGATGCGGGAAAATATTAAAGGAAACAGTCGCGCCATCCGGGGCCTTCCGGCCCGGGCGCTCCATCGAGAAGAAATGAAATACAATCAAACCGCGAAATTGTAG
- a CDS encoding transposase codes for MYLRSAKRVNKDGSVVEYYQLAHNERHPKTRKPVARIIHNFGRADRLDRQELVRLCKSIARVCGLIVTDPYEELPTDSAQSSSSAFPDDLKIGKTRELGCPLAIEALWERLGIKKTLNDICEAKGLRVPYERALLAMTANRLCEPESKLGVWDRWLSKVHMPSCDGLKLKNMYDAMDILHENAAEVEETVFYETANLFNLDVDLIFYDTTTASFHIDREDEPDHEAGSSLRKYGHSKEGFWAPQVVVALAVTREGIPVRSWVFPGNTSDVSTVEKVRADLRGWKLGRALFVADSGMNSADNRAELSRACGKYLLACRMAGVSEIKREVLTKRGRFTSFTDNLRAKEVIVGDGERRKRYILCHNPKEAERQRKRRNLIVAMLEAELGSHKDTSATAQWAINLLASRRFKRYLRVTKGGKVRLDRSAIREAGKYDGKWVLETNDDSISLEDAARGYKGLMVIERCFRSLKRTQIKMTPMYHWASRRIEAHVKICVFALMIERIAERACGRPWHEIRRALGELQVTEFFNLKNRVLMRNELPQKTRNILKLLKIKTPKQVLEMEKIPKNGPKP; via the coding sequence ATGTATCTTCGATCCGCAAAACGCGTCAACAAGGACGGCTCCGTCGTCGAATACTACCAGCTGGCGCATAACGAGCGACACCCCAAAACCCGCAAACCGGTGGCCAGGATCATCCACAACTTCGGCCGGGCCGACCGGCTGGACCGACAGGAACTCGTCCGGCTCTGCAAATCAATCGCGCGCGTGTGCGGACTGATTGTCACCGATCCTTATGAAGAACTCCCCACGGATTCAGCCCAGTCTTCGTCCAGCGCTTTCCCGGACGATCTCAAAATTGGGAAAACCCGCGAACTGGGCTGTCCCCTGGCCATTGAGGCGCTGTGGGAGCGCCTGGGGATTAAGAAAACCCTGAACGATATCTGCGAGGCAAAAGGCCTGCGTGTTCCCTATGAACGCGCTCTTCTGGCCATGACCGCCAATCGCCTTTGTGAGCCCGAGTCCAAGCTGGGCGTCTGGGACAGATGGCTGTCCAAAGTCCACATGCCCTCCTGTGACGGACTGAAGCTCAAAAATATGTATGACGCCATGGACATTTTGCATGAGAACGCGGCCGAAGTGGAGGAAACCGTCTTTTATGAGACGGCCAACCTGTTTAACCTCGATGTGGACCTGATTTTTTACGACACCACCACGGCTTCATTCCATATTGACCGTGAGGATGAACCCGATCACGAAGCAGGCTCCTCCCTTAGAAAATACGGCCACAGCAAAGAAGGATTCTGGGCGCCCCAGGTGGTGGTCGCTCTGGCCGTGACCCGGGAGGGTATTCCGGTTCGCAGCTGGGTGTTTCCAGGCAATACCTCCGATGTTTCCACTGTGGAGAAAGTCCGCGCGGATCTCAGGGGCTGGAAGCTCGGCCGCGCTTTATTTGTGGCGGACTCGGGCATGAACTCGGCCGATAACCGCGCCGAGCTGTCCAGAGCCTGCGGCAAATACCTCCTGGCATGCCGCATGGCCGGCGTAAGCGAAATCAAACGCGAGGTTCTCACCAAACGGGGCCGCTTCACTTCTTTCACCGACAACCTGCGGGCAAAAGAAGTCATTGTGGGCGACGGCGAACGGCGTAAACGCTATATCCTGTGCCACAACCCCAAAGAAGCCGAGCGTCAGCGAAAGCGCCGGAACTTGATCGTGGCCATGCTGGAAGCCGAACTCGGGTCCCATAAAGACACATCCGCCACCGCGCAATGGGCCATTAACCTTTTGGCTTCACGTCGTTTCAAGCGGTATCTGCGCGTCACAAAGGGCGGCAAGGTCCGCCTGGACCGGTCAGCGATACGGGAAGCCGGAAAATACGACGGCAAATGGGTTTTGGAAACCAATGACGACTCCATCAGTCTTGAAGACGCCGCCAGAGGATACAAAGGCCTGATGGTCATTGAACGCTGTTTCCGCTCTTTGAAGCGAACCCAGATCAAGATGACGCCGATGTATCACTGGGCCTCAAGGCGCATCGAAGCGCATGTGAAAATTTGCGTGTTCGCCCTGATGATCGAACGCATAGCGGAAAGAGCCTGCGGCAGGCCCTGGCACGAAATCCGACGCGCTTTGGGTGAGCTTCAGGTTACAGAATTTTTTAATTTAAAAAATCGTGTGCTTATGCGCAATGAACTCCCGCAGAAAACCCGCAACATTCTCAAATTGTTAAAGATCAAAACACCAAAACAGGTTTTGGAGATGGAAAAAATCCCGAAAAACGGGCCAAAACCGTAG